In one window of Phyllopteryx taeniolatus isolate TA_2022b chromosome 23, UOR_Ptae_1.2, whole genome shotgun sequence DNA:
- the zgc:77880 gene encoding zf-DHHC domain-containing protein isoform X2: MASLRCRRDPCGVVCVFLTYFSVFYADYVVVQYVLIPAYSGSVWCSLHGSAFNVILLLLLACYCKAVFSDPGVVPLPDTALDFSDLRSQSSRMSDRGCEGWTVCSRCETYRPPRAHHCRVCQRCIRRMDHHCPWINNCVGELNQKYFIQFLFYTGVASVYATLLVVSAWVWHIRTERDGEAEDAPGKHLIVAHFIILLVESVLFGVFTLIIFYDQLASIIADETPIEQMRNRLMMKEPGSPSSSPPHHATRKPKLALLREVFGRGSVFCWLLPLHSGGPSVGGVAYSALPDYDV, translated from the exons ATGGCGTCGCTGCGCTGCCGGCGGGACCCGTGCGGCGTCGTCTGTGTTTTTTTGACGTACTTTAGCGTGTTCTACGCGGACTACGTGGTGGTGCAGTACGTCCTCATACCCGCGTACTCGGGCAG CGTGTGGTGTAGCCTGCACGGGTCCGCCTTCAACGTCATCCTGCTGCTCCTGCTCGCCTGCTACTGCAAGGCGGTCTTCTCGGACCCCG GTGTGGTGCCGCTCCCTGACACGGCGCTCGACTTCTCCGACCTCCGCTCGCAGTCGTCGCGGATGAGCGACCGG gGTTGCGAGGGCTGGACGGTGTGCAGCCGCTGTGAAACCTACAGACCCCCGCGGGCGCATCACTGCCGCGTGTGCCAACGATGTATACGCCGCATGGACCATCACTGCCCCTG GATCAATAACTGCGTCGGAGAGCTGAACCAGAAGTATTTCATTCAGTTCCTCTTCTACACGG GCGTGGCCAGCGTGTACGCCACGCTGCTGGTGGTGTCGGCCTGGGTGTGGCACATCCGGACTGAGAGGGACGGCGAGGCGGAGGACGCGCCCGGCAAGCACCTGATCGT CGCTCACTTCATCATCCTGCTGGTGGAGTCTGTGCTCTTTGGCGTCTTCACTCTGATCATCTTTTACGATCAG TTGGCGTCCATCATCGCCGACGAGACGCCCATCGAGCAGATGAGGAACCGTCTGATGATGAAGGAACCAGGCTCCCCGTCGTCTTCGCCGCCGCACCACGCCACGCGCAAGCCCAAACTGGCGCTACTGCGGGAGGTTTTCGGGCGAG GTTCCGTGTTCTGCTGGCTCCTCCCGCTGCACTCGGGCGGCCCGTCGGTGGGCGGCGTCGCCTACTCGGCCCTGCCGGACTATGACGTCTGA
- the zgc:77880 gene encoding zf-DHHC domain-containing protein isoform X1, whose amino-acid sequence MASLRCRRDPCGVVCVFLTYFSVFYADYVVVQYVLIPAYSGSVWCSLHGSAFNVILLLLLACYCKAVFSDPGVVPLPDTALDFSDLRSQSSRMSDRGCEGWTVCSRCETYRPPRAHHCRVCQRCIRRMDHHCPWINNCVGELNQKYFIQFLFYTGVASVYATLLVVSAWVWHIRTERDGEAEDAPGKHLIVAHFIILLVESVLFGVFTLIIFYDQLASIIADETPIEQMRNRLMMKEPGSPSSSPPHHATRKPKLALLREVFGRGEIPPAPGPPALNFCRSSPPIRFRVLLAPPAALGRPVGGRRRLLGPAGL is encoded by the exons ATGGCGTCGCTGCGCTGCCGGCGGGACCCGTGCGGCGTCGTCTGTGTTTTTTTGACGTACTTTAGCGTGTTCTACGCGGACTACGTGGTGGTGCAGTACGTCCTCATACCCGCGTACTCGGGCAG CGTGTGGTGTAGCCTGCACGGGTCCGCCTTCAACGTCATCCTGCTGCTCCTGCTCGCCTGCTACTGCAAGGCGGTCTTCTCGGACCCCG GTGTGGTGCCGCTCCCTGACACGGCGCTCGACTTCTCCGACCTCCGCTCGCAGTCGTCGCGGATGAGCGACCGG gGTTGCGAGGGCTGGACGGTGTGCAGCCGCTGTGAAACCTACAGACCCCCGCGGGCGCATCACTGCCGCGTGTGCCAACGATGTATACGCCGCATGGACCATCACTGCCCCTG GATCAATAACTGCGTCGGAGAGCTGAACCAGAAGTATTTCATTCAGTTCCTCTTCTACACGG GCGTGGCCAGCGTGTACGCCACGCTGCTGGTGGTGTCGGCCTGGGTGTGGCACATCCGGACTGAGAGGGACGGCGAGGCGGAGGACGCGCCCGGCAAGCACCTGATCGT CGCTCACTTCATCATCCTGCTGGTGGAGTCTGTGCTCTTTGGCGTCTTCACTCTGATCATCTTTTACGATCAG TTGGCGTCCATCATCGCCGACGAGACGCCCATCGAGCAGATGAGGAACCGTCTGATGATGAAGGAACCAGGCTCCCCGTCGTCTTCGCCGCCGCACCACGCCACGCGCAAGCCCAAACTGGCGCTACTGCGGGAGGTTTTCGGGCGAGGTGAGATCCCGCCCGCGCCTGGCCCGCCAGCTCTCAATTTCTGCCGTTCCTCTCCTCCCATCAGGTTCCGTGTTCTGCTGGCTCCTCCCGCTGCACTCGGGCGGCCCGTCGGTGGGCGGCGTCGCCTACTCGGCCCTGCCGGACTATGA